The following nucleotide sequence is from uncultured Draconibacterium sp..
AGCCTTATTTTGCGCTGCAAAAGTATAAATCTAAACGCAAATAACAAATACCAACTCTGAAATTATTCAAATTACATAATTTTTCAGTAACCGGCGCTGTTATTTTATGCTGTTAAAGCAGATCAATTCCCGCAGCTTTACATTGTTCTATCATGGCATCGGGCCAAATGCTCGACTGAATTTCGCCAATGTGTGCCTTACGCAAAAAGTACATGCATAAACGCGATTGCCCTATACCTCCTCCAATGGTAAGTGGCAGCTCGCCATTCAGTAGTTTTTGGTGCCACAGCATTTCTTTACGTTCTTCGGCATTACGTATTTTTAGTTGCTCGAGCAGTGCTGCTTTATCTACGCGAATTCCCATCGAAGAAATTTCGAAAGCCCGGTTCAGCACATTATTCCAAAGTATAATGTCGCCGTTTAATCCTTTAAAACCATTTACGGTTTCGGTATTCCAGTCGTCGTAATCAGGTGCTCTTCCATCGTGAATCTCGCCGTTTGGCATCTCGCCGCCAATACCTATAACGAAAATAGCGCCGTGTTTTTTGGCTTCTTTGGTTTCGCGTTCAAAAGGCGTTAAATCCGGATATTTTGCCGCCAATTCCTCAGTATGGATAAAAGTAATCTCTTCGGGTAACTCTGCTTTAATTACAGGAAAAGCTTCGCACAATAAAAACTCAGTACGAACAAGTGCCGAATAAATTTTATGCACTGCCGATTTTAAGAAATCAAGGTTACGCTGCTCCCGTGCGATAACACGCTCCCAGTCCCACTGATCGACATATAACGAGTGAATGTTTGTCAGTTCTTCATCCGGGCGGATGGCGTTCATATCGGTGTACAGCCCAAAACCTTCTTCAATTTTCAGATCGGCCAGTGCCATACGTTTCCACTTGGCAAGCGACTGAACGATTTCTGCACGTTCTTCATTCAGGTCTTTCATGGGGAACGACACCGGACGCTCAATTCCATTCAAATCGTCGTTTATTCCTGTTCCCTGTTTTACAAACAACGGCGCGGTTACCCTACGCAAACGTAGTTCTGCAGCGAGGTTCTCCTGAAAAAAATCTTTAATTAATTTAATTGCCTGCTCGGTTTGTTGCACATTTAAAACCGACTGATAGCCTTCTGGTATTGTAAGTTTCATGTCATAATTTTTTCGGGAAAATCTACAATCTTCACATAAGATGTATTTTTTGCATCGTCTCCCCTACACAATTTCTTGTGCTGTTAATACTTCTAAATCATTCTGTCTGTGGAAGCAAAAATATAAATCTGCTAACAATTTAAAAGCTATTTTGTATTTAATCCGAAAAATTACAACAACGCGCTCATAATATCCGGGAGTAAAAAGTAAACACTATTTTTGCGCCTGACCTGATGACAAATTTTAGTAAAAACATACCGCGCCTTTACCTGATAAAAATCTCGAAATGGTTTAATATGGTAATGCCCATAATGTTGCTTTTTTATAAAAGTAACGGACTGGGATCGTACGAATTATTTGTGCTAAAAGCCATTTATTCGGTTGCCGTGGTTGTTATGGAAATCCCCTCGGGTTGGATGGCCGATGTTTGGGGACGTAAAAAAACACTTATTCTTGGGAGCATTTTAGGAAGCCTCGGGTTTCTTATTTACAGTTTCTCCTATGAATTCTGGGCTTTTGTTGCGGCTGAAATTGTATTGGGCATAGGACTATCGTTTATTTCGGGGGCAGATTCGGCCTTACTTTATGATAGCCTGAAAGCCGATAACAAAGCTGACAAATATACGCGCGAGGAGGGACGAATAACTTCTGCCGGAAATTTTGCAGAAGCCATTGCAGGTGTGGTTAGCGGCTTACTGGTTTATTTTAGTTTGCGAACTCCTTTCTATTTTCAGTTTGGAGTGGCAGCCCTCGCAATTCCTGCGGCATTAACGCTAATCGAACCCAAAGTACATTCGGTTGAGCATATGCATTCCATCAGCAAATTAGTTAAGAATATCAAAAACACACTGGTTTCGAACACAAACCTTAGAGTTGCCATATTGCTTTCGGCGCTTACCGGAACTGCCACACTCACTTTTGCATGGTTGGTTCAACCCTTTTTTGTGGCAATAGGTTTACCCGAAGAGTTATTTGGCATATTTTGGACAGCCCTGAATTTAAGTGTAGGAATTTCTTCGGTTTTTGCCTATAAAGTTGAACTGTTTTTGGGAAAACGCCGGTCGGTTTTAATTGTCATTCTATTACTATCGTTCGGTTATTTCATGGCAGGTATCTCCATCTCTTACTATGGATTTGTGTTCCTATTCCTCTTTTACCTGGTGCGTGGTTTAGCTACTCCTATCTTCAAAAACTATATTAACCAGTATACCGATAGCGAAGTGCGGGCAACCATGCTTTCGGTCAGGAATTTTATTATTCGAATGGCTTTTGCGGGCATCGGGCCACTGCTAGGATGGATTACTGACAATGTAAGTTTAAATAAGGCATTTTTACTGGCAGGAGTCATTTATATTGTTGCAGCAACGGCAGTTTCACTCCCCTGGCTACGAACAAAAAACAAGAATTATGAATAAGTCGGTATTGATATTAGATCTTGATAATACTATTTATCCGGTAAGTTCAATAGCTGAAAAGTTATTTGAAAAGCTTTTTGCTGTTATTGAAAAAAGCGGCGAATACAAAGGAGATTTTGAGGCCGTGAGACTGGAAATACAACGAACCCCGTTTCAGAAAGTAGCCAGTGCATTTTCCTTTAGCGAGCAATTGCTGAGCGATTGTATGGATGTGCACATCAATCTTACCTACGATGATCCGATGCACTATTTCCCGGATTATAAATTGGTGAGAGAACTTCCGCAAACGAAATTCCTCGTCACTTCAGGTTTTAGCAAATTGCAGAACAGCAAAATCGACAACCTGGGCATTCGCAACGATTTTAAAGAGATCGTTATCCTCGACCTGCAACAATCAAACGACACCAAAAAAGATATTTTTATAAGCCTTTTGGAGAAATACCAGTTTCCCAAAAAAGAAGTTTTGATTGTTGGCGACGATATAAAATCAGAAATTCAGGCCGGAAAAGAACTTGGAATCGACACCGTTATTTATGATCGTTTGAAAAAATATACCGATTTGAATTTCACTAATAAAATAGACAATTTTGCCGGGCTCTCAAAGTATCTTTAAAGCTCCAGTTTTAATCCGTCATACGCCAGATACACATTCTCCGGCAGCTCTTTCATCACATCGTCGTATTTACCCAAAGCATGGCTAATGTGCGTAAGATAAGTTTGTTCCGGTTTAATCCGGTTAACAATTTCCAGCACTTCTGCCAGGTTAAAATGCGACAGATGCTTTTCTTTTCGCAGGCAATTTATGATCAGGATTTTTGTTCCCTCCATTTTTGCCAACTCGCTATCTTCGATAAAATTAGTGTCGGTTATGTAAGTTAAATCACCCACCCTATAGCCATAAACCGGCAATTTATGATGCCAGCAACGAATTGACACAAACTCAATACCATCAATAGCGAACGGCACGTCATCAACTTTCTGCAATTCCATCTTCGGAATACCCGGATATTTAAACGAGGCAAACACATAACTAAAAATGCGTTTAATCGCTTTTTGTACCCGTTCTTCGGCATAAATCTCCATATGGTTTTTCTGCACCCAGTTGTATGAACGAATATCGTCCAATCCAAAAATATGATCGACATGCTCGTGTGTGAGCAAAATCGCCCGAAGTGTTTTTACCTTTTCGCGTAACATTTGCTGGCGGAAATCAGGCCCCGCATCAATCACAAAATTTATATCGTTTATAGTTAGCAATAATGAGGATCGCAGCCGCTTGTCCTTTTGGTTTGTTGAAGTACAAACGTCGCAGTCGCAGGCCACAACCGGCACTCCCTGCGAGGTGCCCGTTCCCAGTAAAGTTGCTTTTATTTTTATTGAAGGATTTTCCATTTGCGGCAAAATTAATAAAAGCAGTTGTGAAATAACTATAATCACTACTTTTGCAAAAATCTTTTCACGAATGGCAACACTTTATCTCGTACCGAACGTTTTGGCTGATGGCGACTGGCAAACAGTTTTACCTGCCCGGGTAGAACCGATTTTAACCAACACGAAATATTTCATTGTTGAAAATATACGTACTGCGCGTCGTTTTATGAAACAGGTAAACCGTGA
It contains:
- a CDS encoding HAD family hydrolase, which encodes MNKSVLILDLDNTIYPVSSIAEKLFEKLFAVIEKSGEYKGDFEAVRLEIQRTPFQKVASAFSFSEQLLSDCMDVHINLTYDDPMHYFPDYKLVRELPQTKFLVTSGFSKLQNSKIDNLGIRNDFKEIVILDLQQSNDTKKDIFISLLEKYQFPKKEVLIVGDDIKSEIQAGKELGIDTVIYDRLKKYTDLNFTNKIDNFAGLSKYL
- a CDS encoding MFS transporter, translated to MTNFSKNIPRLYLIKISKWFNMVMPIMLLFYKSNGLGSYELFVLKAIYSVAVVVMEIPSGWMADVWGRKKTLILGSILGSLGFLIYSFSYEFWAFVAAEIVLGIGLSFISGADSALLYDSLKADNKADKYTREEGRITSAGNFAEAIAGVVSGLLVYFSLRTPFYFQFGVAALAIPAALTLIEPKVHSVEHMHSISKLVKNIKNTLVSNTNLRVAILLSALTGTATLTFAWLVQPFFVAIGLPEELFGIFWTALNLSVGISSVFAYKVELFLGKRRSVLIVILLLSFGYFMAGISISYYGFVFLFLFYLVRGLATPIFKNYINQYTDSEVRATMLSVRNFIIRMAFAGIGPLLGWITDNVSLNKAFLLAGVIYIVAATAVSLPWLRTKNKNYE
- a CDS encoding MBL fold metallo-hydrolase, with protein sequence MENPSIKIKATLLGTGTSQGVPVVACDCDVCTSTNQKDKRLRSSLLLTINDINFVIDAGPDFRQQMLREKVKTLRAILLTHEHVDHIFGLDDIRSYNWVQKNHMEIYAEERVQKAIKRIFSYVFASFKYPGIPKMELQKVDDVPFAIDGIEFVSIRCWHHKLPVYGYRVGDLTYITDTNFIEDSELAKMEGTKILIINCLRKEKHLSHFNLAEVLEIVNRIKPEQTYLTHISHALGKYDDVMKELPENVYLAYDGLKLEL
- the asnA gene encoding aspartate--ammonia ligase, which gives rise to MKLTIPEGYQSVLNVQQTEQAIKLIKDFFQENLAAELRLRRVTAPLFVKQGTGINDDLNGIERPVSFPMKDLNEERAEIVQSLAKWKRMALADLKIEEGFGLYTDMNAIRPDEELTNIHSLYVDQWDWERVIAREQRNLDFLKSAVHKIYSALVRTEFLLCEAFPVIKAELPEEITFIHTEELAAKYPDLTPFERETKEAKKHGAIFVIGIGGEMPNGEIHDGRAPDYDDWNTETVNGFKGLNGDIILWNNVLNRAFEISSMGIRVDKAALLEQLKIRNAEERKEMLWHQKLLNGELPLTIGGGIGQSRLCMYFLRKAHIGEIQSSIWPDAMIEQCKAAGIDLL